Proteins from a genomic interval of Clostridium scatologenes:
- a CDS encoding FprA family A-type flavoprotein, whose protein sequence is MYCVRKITEDLYWVGGNDHRLALFENVHPIPRGVSYNSYVLLDEKTVLFDTADWSVCRQFIENIKGVLGNRTLDYMVINHMEPDHAACIEEIVLRYPDVKIICTEKAFMFMHQFDFDIDDNVIQVKEGDTMSFGKHNVVFVSAPMVHWPEAMVTYDTTNGVLFSADAFGSFGALDGKLFNDEVNFDRDWIDDARRYYTNIVGKYGPQVQALLKKASSIEIKTICPLHGPVWRNDLGYFLDKYDKWSRYEPEEKGVMIVYGTMYGNTEAAATDLATRLVEKGMTNVVMYDVSKTHVSYLISETFKYSHVVLASVTYNLKIYPPMLNYIMDMKALNLQKRTFALIENGTWAPQSAKLMHELLDEMKDMTILDGEMTVNSALKEKDIDSMDGLADSIIESMK, encoded by the coding sequence ATGTATTGTGTTAGAAAAATAACTGAAGATCTTTATTGGGTTGGAGGCAATGATCATCGTCTTGCCCTATTTGAAAATGTTCATCCAATTCCAAGAGGTGTTTCTTATAACTCATATGTACTTTTAGATGAGAAAACAGTACTTTTTGATACAGCTGACTGGTCAGTATGCCGACAGTTTATTGAAAATATTAAAGGGGTTTTAGGAAATAGAACTTTGGATTATATGGTAATTAATCATATGGAGCCAGATCATGCAGCGTGTATTGAAGAAATTGTTCTTCGTTATCCAGATGTAAAGATAATATGCACTGAAAAAGCATTCATGTTTATGCATCAGTTTGATTTTGATATAGATGATAATGTGATACAAGTTAAAGAAGGAGATACTATGTCCTTTGGAAAACACAATGTTGTATTTGTGTCGGCTCCAATGGTACATTGGCCAGAAGCTATGGTAACTTATGATACTACAAATGGTGTGTTATTTTCAGCTGATGCCTTTGGTTCCTTTGGTGCTTTAGATGGTAAATTGTTTAATGATGAAGTTAATTTTGATCGTGATTGGATTGATGATGCCAGAAGATATTATACAAACATTGTAGGAAAGTATGGTCCTCAAGTTCAAGCTCTTTTGAAAAAAGCCAGCAGCATTGAAATTAAAACTATTTGTCCATTGCATGGACCAGTATGGCGTAATGATCTTGGATACTTTTTAGACAAATATGATAAATGGAGTCGTTATGAACCAGAAGAAAAGGGTGTAATGATTGTTTATGGAACAATGTATGGAAATACAGAAGCAGCAGCTACAGATTTAGCAACTAGACTAGTAGAAAAAGGAATGACTAATGTAGTTATGTATGATGTATCAAAAACTCATGTATCTTATTTGATTTCTGAAACCTTCAAATATAGTCATGTAGTACTTGCTTCTGTAACTTATAACTTAAAGATTTATCCACCAATGCTTAATTATATAATGGATATGAAAGCATTAAATCTTCAAAAACGTACTTTTGCTCTTATAGAAAATGGTACTTGGGCTCCTCAATCTGCTAAATTAATGCATGAACTTTTAGATGAAATGAAGGACATGACTATTTTAGATGGTGAGATGACAGTAAATTCGGCATTGAAAGAAAAAGATATAGATTCTATGGATGGACTTGCCGATAGCATTATAGAGTCGATGAAGTAA
- a CDS encoding AAA family ATPase has product MQKYCVTINRQFGSLGRPIARELSTILGVEYYDRDIVETTSQKLNLPVSTISDHEETSYTSNFFNMLFPLGDSSLDKQNKIFDTQRKIISDLADKESCIIVGRCSDFILKDYKNCLNVFIYAPKESRFNNCVNILKMAPGEAVRMIAEVDKARENYYKHYAGYSFEDIEHKHIIIDSSLFGVKGTAEILYKIIKKRFKIS; this is encoded by the coding sequence ATGCAAAAGTATTGTGTAACAATCAATAGACAATTTGGAAGTTTGGGAAGACCAATTGCAAGAGAACTTTCTACAATACTTGGCGTAGAGTATTACGATAGAGATATAGTAGAAACCACTTCACAAAAGTTAAATCTGCCAGTCTCCACCATTAGTGATCATGAAGAAACAAGCTATACATCAAATTTTTTTAATATGCTATTTCCCTTGGGTGATAGTTCACTTGATAAACAAAATAAAATATTTGATACTCAACGAAAGATAATATCAGATTTAGCTGACAAAGAATCATGTATCATTGTCGGCAGGTGCTCAGACTTCATCCTTAAAGATTATAAAAATTGCTTAAATGTATTCATATATGCTCCTAAAGAATCTCGTTTTAATAACTGCGTAAACATATTAAAAATGGCCCCAGGAGAAGCAGTTCGTATGATTGCAGAGGTTGATAAGGCAAGAGAAAATTATTATAAACATTATGCTGGATATTCTTTTGAGGATATTGAACATAAACATATAATAATTGATAGTAGTTTGTTTGGAGTTAAAGGTACAGCAGAAATTTTATATAAGATAATAAAGAAAAGATTTAAGATTTCATAG